One part of the Vicugna pacos chromosome 20, VicPac4, whole genome shotgun sequence genome encodes these proteins:
- the EDN1 gene encoding endothelin-1 — protein sequence MDYFPMIFALLFVAFHGATETVVLGAELSTGAEGGGERPSPSTPWRPRRSKRCSCSSLMDKECVYFCHLDIIWVNTPEHIVPYGLGSPSRSKRSLKDLFPTKATLHRNRCQCASQKDKKCWNFCQAGKELRDQDTTEKGWNNQKKGRDCSQPGEKCIQQQLVAGRKIRRLEAISNSIKTSFHIAKLKAELYREKKVTHNRTH from the exons ATGGATTATTTCCCTATGATTTTCGCTCTGCTGTTCGTGGCTTTCCACGGAGCTACAGAAACAG TGGTCTTGGGCGCCGAGCTCAGCACAGGAGCGGAGGGCGGAGGGGAGAGGCCCTCTCCCAGCACTCCCTGGAGGCCCCGCCGGTCCAAGCGCTGCTCCTGCTCTTCCTTGATGGATAAAGAGTGTGTCTACTTCTGCCACCTGGACATCATCTGGGTCAACACTCCAGA GCACATTGTTCCATATGGACTTGGAAGCCCTTCTAGGTCCAAGCGATCCTTAAAGGATTTATTTCCCACAAAGGCGACACTCCACAGGAACAGATGCCAGTGTGCAagccaaaaagacaagaaatgctGGAATTTTTGCCAAGCAGGAAAAGAACTCAG GGACCAAGACACTACGGAGAAAGGCTGGAATAACCAAAAGAAAGGCAGAGACTGTTCCCAGCCTGGTGAGAAGTGTATTCAGCAGCAGCTAGTGGCAGGAAGGAAAATAAGAAG gtTGGAGGCCATCAGCAACAGCATCAAAACATCCTTTCACATTGCCAAGCTGAAAGCCGAGCTCTACAGAGAGAAGAAAGTGACCCACAACCGAACACACTGA